The nucleotide window CAGGGACACAATGATTGCGATACGATGGTTATCATCGCGGTTGATAAACCACGTATCATCCGTAATGGCTTCAATCGTGAAGCCGGGAATCTGGCGTTTCTGATGATAGACAGCGGCAAATGCAATGAATCCCCCAATGCCGACAAGTGTCCAGAGACCGGTTGACGTCGATAGGAATTCAAGTAGCTGTTTGAATATTTGTTCTAGCACCTCGCCTCCTCTTCTTATGGTAGATTTTAGAATTACATAGACACTCCTAATGCACAGCCAACCCTCTAAATCCCCCAACCCCCCTAGCCCCCCTTATCAAGGGGGAAACCGTTATCAGGGGTTATTGGTAAATGTCCACTTATTTCTCTAATTCACCATAGTTTAAGAGTTCACTAGTTCATTAATGAAACAATCAACGAATGAACCCATGCACCAATAACAGTTGCAAACTCGCACCATTGGTTATGATTTCATCCCTCAATCAGGGGCACCGGTCATCGGCACAAAGCGAACACCGCTAACGGTTTTGCATTCAATACCGTGTTCGGTCCTGTGAATCTGAACCAGATCCTGATGATAGTCACCGATCGGCAGTATCATGAGGCCACCTTCCGCCAACTGCTTGATAAGGCGATTCGGTAGCTTCTTCGGAGCAGCGGTCACAATTATCCGGTCGTAGGGCGCGTATTTCTCCCAACCGTAGTAGCCGTTGCCGTATCTTTGATGAATATTTCGGTAGCCGAAATCTTCAAACCGTTTCGACGCACTTTGCGCAAGTTCGGGGAGAATCTCGACGGTGTAGACCTGTTCAACTATCTCCGCTAAGACAGCGGTTTGA belongs to Candidatus Poribacteria bacterium and includes:
- a CDS encoding protein-L-isoaspartate(D-aspartate) O-methyltransferase; the protein is MLFRRKKTQNELGDDHYVDLREKMVDEQIRKRGVKDKSVLEVMRKVPRHLFVDPDSMDAAYEDNAMPIEFDQTISQPYIVALMTELLELNAASKVLEIGTGCGYQTAVLAEIVEQVYTVEILPELAQSASKRFEDFGYRNIHQRYGNGYYGWEKYAPYDRIIVTAAPKKLPNRLIKQLAEGGLMILPIGDYHQDLVQIHRTEHGIECKTVSGVRFVPMTGAPD